Proteins from one Bradyrhizobium amphicarpaeae genomic window:
- a CDS encoding cupin domain-containing protein, producing MSAVRDNAEPLAIVFEDDGLVPNNILPFLVYQDAVKLDPARPEETIEDLFAANGWGGTWRNGVYDYLHYHATVHEVLGVARGSARVRFGGDHGQELEIKAGDVAILPAGTGHQCIRASDDFCVIGAYPPGSKMEITRATPENHAKALKTIPDVATPPSDPVTGKDGALMRLWR from the coding sequence ATGTCCGCCGTCCGAGACAACGCCGAGCCGCTCGCCATCGTGTTTGAGGATGACGGGCTCGTGCCGAACAACATCTTGCCCTTCCTGGTCTATCAGGACGCGGTGAAGCTCGATCCCGCGCGACCTGAAGAGACCATCGAAGATCTGTTCGCGGCGAACGGCTGGGGCGGCACGTGGCGCAACGGCGTCTACGATTATCTGCATTACCACGCGACGGTTCACGAGGTGCTCGGCGTCGCGCGCGGCAGTGCCCGCGTCCGCTTCGGCGGCGACCACGGCCAGGAGCTCGAGATCAAGGCGGGTGATGTCGCGATCCTGCCTGCCGGCACCGGACACCAATGCATCAGGGCGAGCGACGATTTCTGCGTGATCGGCGCCTACCCGCCGGGCAGCAAGATGGAGATCACGCGCGCAACGCCGGAGAACCACGCCAAGGCGCTGAAGACGATCCCGGATGTCGCAACGCCGCCGTCCGATCCCGTGACGGGGAAGGATGGGGCGTTGATGAGGCTATGGCGGTAG